The Solanum lycopersicum chromosome 2, SLM_r2.1 DNA window ggtgaggtcacgggttcaatactccatgacctcacttgttttgattcatttttttcgacattttgaaccctctttgctgaccgaaattcatcactagaagctggaaatttccttttaatttttcagcatccttttatcaagttacaccttagttcttaggggaatttcgtagtacatttagaacgttttaggtgcgTTTTCTTGGATTAGTTTAGACAAGagattatccctcaaatcagccacgtttcaactcatatgaacatcacatttacatcaacatgtgtacatgaaatataaagaactattaTGCCATTTTGAATCCTAAACCCTGAACAATAGCCATGGcgacacacacatacacacgtgACATTTTCGGGAATATCAACATGAGTCACATAATtctaaacatacatataaacacataaacataacgaaaacatttttcatccctagctttctaccagcaaacataaccaacctatgattcaataggagctagtgacagggacatgcaacgggaaaTAATCCTAGTATTcggaatgaatattctgaaccttaCGGGGTCTCtagggaaagggaccaagagagaatagaacccataccttaatcaaTGTTCAAACGCTGATGTTGCTGCCCagaaactcctccaaaccacttcCAATTTACTTCCACGTACACCTCATtcgacgaacctctcttagccttgacgttttgattactttgtcttttacttaaaaaatcttgtgagttcttcaagtgtgaataactcttgatgtattttcagttctttaaattattttttgcagAAACCAacgagagaaagagagagatagatatggagaacgtgagagggAGATAGAGTGTTATTAGCattaggagactaaattcaagacttagttAAATAGGATTTAATTTAGATTAAtacaaatctgatttattttaattaatacgtgaaaggaccattatgcccttgaaattttagatttttaattaataattaaatcaccttaagtacCTATTTAttcgatttaattttttttggatcgttacattatcccccccccccccttaggaacatccgtccccgaatgacacaaCCATTACACATCGTAATGCCAATCCGATCATAACTTAATCGCTATGTACAATTAGCCAATAGAAACAAATACGAAGAGATAAGGAACTAAAGCCTTacgagtaggaagtctaacctcatactagtgcatacaCACCACACACAGTCAAATACATGATAGACTAAATAAGGCTACTCGCCCGAGACTTCATCAAAAGTGCCTTCCCCtgcacccctagacttgagtgcgaagaatcgttgcctccttggagcctcttcacttggaccattagACAGAACTCTGTCCTtcccttgttcttgacttctcctaATCAAACAATCCTTCACCATGTTACCCGGTTTTCCACAACTATAGAAAGCATTAATGCCCCtcatacactctcctccatgTAGTTTGCCACACTTTCTGCAAGGTGGTCTCTCTtgaggtgtatctacttcattgtttctcttaactctgGACTCAGAATTCCTATTATGGCGACCCTTGGATGAACTTGACTCCCCTTGGTGAAAGAGTCCCTTCTTAAACCTGGGCTTATCCCTGATTTCAGTACTACTCTTCCCTGAAAAATTCTCCTCAGCTTGCCTTGACTTGTTCCCTACCCTAGTGTGTTTCCTCTTTCGGTTTTCCTCCACTTgctggacatggaccataagcCTGGAAACCATGATGTCATGCAGCATATCTTCCCTACATTCCTCGTCGAGATCCTCAGCAATTCCTGTCAACAATCTACTCATCTCGTCTCTGCTGTTAGACACAAGAAAAGTAGCATACCTTGATAGTTTCaaaaacttcagggaatactccctgaccgTCATAGACCCTTGTTTATGGTTAAtcaactcctcaaccttggcctccctcatctctctGGGGAAAAATCTTTCCAGAAATGCTGTCTTGAACAACTCCCATGTGACTGGCACTCCACCTAGGACACGACCAtcttgccacatcttgcaccaagtctgtg harbors:
- the LOC112940876 gene encoding uncharacterized protein produces the protein MNPPIFTGAKTSEDPEEFIDEVHKILVAMGTIDIEKAELASYKLKDVAQTWCKMWQDGRVLGGVPVTWELFKTAFLERFFPREMREAKVEELINHKQGSMTVREYSLKFLKLSRYATFLVSNSRDEMSRLLTGIAEDLDEECREDMLHDIMVSRLMVHVQQVEENRKRKHTRVGNKSRQAEENFSGKSSTEIRDKPRFKKGLFHQGESSSSKGRHNRNSESRVKRNNEVDTPQERPPCRKCGKLHGGECMRGINAFYSCGKPGNMVKDCLIRRSQEQGKDRVLSNGPSEEAPRRQRFFALKSRGAGEGTFDEVSGE